In Eleginops maclovinus isolate JMC-PN-2008 ecotype Puerto Natales chromosome 10, JC_Emac_rtc_rv5, whole genome shotgun sequence, the following proteins share a genomic window:
- the LOC134871042 gene encoding LOW QUALITY PROTEIN: SH3 and multiple ankyrin repeat domains protein 2-like (The sequence of the model RefSeq protein was modified relative to this genomic sequence to represent the inferred CDS: deleted 1 base in 1 codon), producing MLENNEHFYPGQDDKDGEDEEEEEEQGRENREWEDGRDTENGGLEGLEEKEMTGGRQSWEGKGGEMMKPAAIVVGRQRADRPMRPGNLANRGITYMTNQAMLYHQPANKQQHHVIVANPQPHHAGLNALQKRRAHMERSMTTMAPMEETFLTMMVFRIGIPDIKQTRCLQFDQDCFVWSAKQQIICSLSESLWDVYNYGLFQPAGDGRDAKFLEEERALRDYAQTFEKGVPYLEFRYKTRVYKQTNLDEKALAKLSTKASLKKFLDYIQTGAIEKMAKVLEKGLDPNFHDPDSGETPLSVAMQFGLPVEGIRLLILGGAHLDFRCRDGFTPMHKAVRAHNHAGLMALLSLGASPNYKDRCGLTPLYHTVLTGGDTSCCETLLYYRSKLGSRDENGWDESHQHRDEEEFGMEEIHKACQNGFAQHLEHLLFYGADTSSQNASGNSALHISALYNKESCIRVLLYRGANREAKNKHGQTPFQLAIMSGHFEVAEIIKNHKDSDIVPFLESPKYVPKRKDSAATLPLPSLHSHPLLRANSDNSMTQSDPLALPNKAATNPNPGQVQRRASIGMRSSSSPRSRTRSPSRGRGGQSDTEERQRQPRGRQGATSAGSGGGQMKRMYSAVPGRVYVATRAHSSGGDRELSLNKGDRVKVLSVGEGGYWEGTVRGRTGWFPSDCVEEVAPPSKDNRTETRSEKAKRKLFRNVTVGAYDGNDGPSDYIIKEKTVLLQKKDNEGFGFVLRGAKAQTPIEEFTPTPAFPALQYLESVDEGGVAWRAGLRMGDFLIEVNGQNVVKVGHRQVVNMIRQGGNSLMVKVVMVARNPELDDTARKRAPQQTKRLTPPAIALRSKSMTSELEDMAASPWKKKADYDSTLGPDKKRTVYQMALNKLDEILAAAQHTITSDNQGQRGHGGKRDRSKSIVPNSSNEQPSGSMGQSGQGFGYNQAHFQPGHAQHAVMMRQKSIGVTEEERQYLHPPAMKLARSLSVPGPEEIPPPPNTSAPEPPLSAGPHPGRGPAMPIPPVSQAHYQSQSQPGHATQAGWERGGAGGMSQQVMVPTLRRQAEAPEASRRGGGKMGGLRRGYSSATPPTSAKPKTQPPPQHHPHMANSQGGAGGRGGGARRGRGALMKQSKVEDGLRQHRGKGVAAKEKSSIPIPTIIVKAPSTSSSGRSSQGSSMETEPQPEAEDNTSAETNSDSTSLPSPLTPIPPQPPTSTPSLSSTAAPPVSSQQNLENLDYTSTYGTAFGGGGARRERERFRDMRRKSASFFLSSEEDVQGVAGGGAVEGTRIQPLQGSQMDVPTPRLRPSKSIDEGMFSGDNYVHYSSSMPPAFGLPEYSSPVPNQDGQPKSAPSMYGSQATTTFIHPLTGKVLDPSSPLGLALAARERALKDDRRTRREDRHFGRQMSTVGAFPTPVQTPTPSLFATPTQSAYTSPVSVHLTSPTTTTSPAPISRPQSPRILRLGGGGGGERMEREKEGGSREGLRVRFSEDRTSQYSTQYYSQSPRDREKDVYDSRSAPPMQPPPPPVQPAPRRPSFLQMDANSSYIPQYTVPTASAQTHDGEARAGASGGLGLMVLPPPAPSIDADDEFVFADPLPPPIQFANGKKERGQEYPQQHRSQHSAAAPPPPPPLPSIRQSSAPQAGDSAASSLTSYDSEVANLTQSAPSPSYPSTQIFSPPSTTSTTSAAAALPAGALHRPQPMSHSHPYYDPSVGGQDRGASVLTSTMTYATTTMTATAAAATTTSPAGGKTSDHTHHHPAGDWQDGVVDSGIEELDSHSSSDHHLEMLGLSGLRGGIGGEGERGGGEHQDPCTTYSGGQTFEVHSAKLANPVFPKMGHYKDTGGRGPAVALRRQNSTNPAPLQLHRQSDHEEIRLEEALSDERQHKVSRTKMEDGFNSALAACLERPVDARSLGWVEVGEQGGDVVHRGGIALEGRRLHSPLSGVKASIMNELSSKLHQMGGMKSMDDWSHSPRSPTMNRYSADYSDAFHSPPSGRSISPLPTSSPQHQRQILTPNLSTTPSVSPSPQVQRNWTRSPSPQIPTSPVHSHSPHSPTFCPYPTSPKHRSKMRRQTFDFQCSPTKEMRSSVSRRRAPSPLIYNTEQPMPAPPRPSSLPILPTTPVYSNPFDFPGPLTPPSPGLPLGDPYATSSSPLYSPSGVPSSNPLLTSRSLSPTHFLSGASSPLHLPPSPSCLNYPHLTPPPPAKPFAVKPLPYWTKYDVADWLAYLNLAEHREHFIDNEIDGSHLPSLTKDDFLDLGVTRVGHRMNIERALKKLTDRRLSSPLHVPSSPRDTDWE from the exons aGGTGTCTCCAGTTTGACCAGGACTGCTTCGTGTGGAGCGCCAAGCAGCAGATCATCTGCTCCCTCAGCGAGTCGTTGTGGGACGTCTACAACTACGGCCTCTTCCAGCCGGCTGGAGACGGACGGGACGCCAAGTTCCTGGAGGAGGAGCGCGCTCTGCGGGACTACGCACAGACCTTTGAGAAGGGGGTGCCCTACCTGGAG TTCAGGTACAAAACCAGAGTTTATAAACAGACGAATCTGGATGAGAAGGCGCTCGCCAAACTCAGCACAAAG GCCAGTCTGAAGAAGTTCCTGGATTACATTCAGACTGGAGCAATAGAGAAAATGGCAAAAGTCCTCGAAAAAGGTCTCGATCCAAACTTCCATGACCCTGACAGTGGAG AGACCCCGCTCTCTGTGGCGATGCAGTTTGGTCTGCCGGTGGAGGGCATCAGATTGCTGATTCTGGGCGGCGCTCATTTGGACTTCAGGTGCAGAGACGGCTTCACGCCGATGCACAAAGCAGTGAGGGCTCACAATCACGCTGGGCTGATG gCTCTGTTGTCCCTCGGAGCGTCTCCAAACTACAAGGACCGCTGCGGCCTGACCCCGCTGTACCACACCGTGCTGACAGGGGGCGACACCTCCTGCTGCGAGACCCTGCTGTATTACAGATCAAAGCTGGGGTCCAGGGATGAGAATGGCTGGGATGAGTCCCATCAG CAcagggatgaagaggagtttGGAATGGAAGAAATACATAAG GCCTGCCAGAATGGCTTTGCCCAGCACTTGGAGCATCTGCTGTTTTATGGTGCTGACACCTCTTCTCAAAATGCCTCAGGGAACAGTGCACTTCACATTTCTGCCCTGTACAACAAG GAGAGCTGTATCCGGGTTCTGCTGTACAGGGGAGCAAACAGGGAGGCAAAGAACAAACACGGTCAGACCCCTTTTCAG ctagCTATAATGTCAGGTCACTTTGAGGTCgctgaaatcatcaaaaaccacAAGGATTCTGACATTG TTCCCTTTTTGGAATCGCCAAAGTATGTCCCTAAGCGAAAAGATAGCGCCGCCACTCTGCCTCTCCCCTCACTTCACTCCCACCCCCTGCTGCGCGCTAACAGTGATAACTCCATGACCCAGTCCGACCCTCTGGCCCTGCCCAACAAGGCTGCGACCAATCCCAACCCGGGACAG GTCCAACGCAGAGCCTCCATCGGCATGAGGAGCTCCAGCAGCCCAAGGTCTCGCACTCGCTCCCCatccagagggaggggggggcaaAGCGACACAGAGGAAAGGCAACGGCAGCCCAGAGGCAGACAGGG TGCCACCTCAGCGGGCAGCGGTGGAGGTCAGATGAAGCGCATGTACAGCGCCGTTCCAGGGCGGGTTTACGTGGCCACCCGTGCCCACTCCTCTGGTGGAGATAGAGAACTGTCGCTTAACAAAGGCGACAGAGTAAAAG TGTTAAGTGTGGGAGAGGGGGGGTACTGGGAGGGAACCGTGAGAGGTCGCACCGGCTGGTTTCCTTCAGACTGCGTGGAAGAAGTGGCACCTCCCAGCAAAGACAATCGAACAG AGACGCGCAGTGAGAAAGCCAAGAGGAAGCTTTTCCGTAACGTCACCGTCGGAGCCTACGACGGCAATGACGGCCCCAG TGACTACATCATTAAGGAGAAGACAGTGCTCCTACAGAAGAAAGACAATGAGGGTTTTGGCTTTGTGCTTAGGGGAGCCAAAG CTCAGACTCCCATAGAGGAGTTCACTCCAACGCCAGCCTTCCCCGCCCTGCAGTACCTGGAGTCTGTAGATGAGGGGGGCGTGGCCTGGAGGGCGGGCCTTAGAATGGGGGATTTCCTCATCGAG GTGAACGGCCAGAATGTGGTGAAGGTCGGTCACCGGCAGGTCGTCAACATGATCCGGCAGGGCGGCAACAGCCTCATGGTGAAAGTGGTGATGGTCGCTCGAAACCCCGAGCTGGACGACACGGCTCGGAAGAGAG CCCCGCAGCAGACCAAGAGACTGACTCCTCCTGCCATCGCCCTGCGCTCCAAGTCAATGACGTCAGAGCTGGAAGACATGG CTGCCTCTCCGTGGAAAAAGAAAGCAG ATTACGACTCTACTCTGGGTCCTGATAAGAAGAGGACAGTCTATCAGATGGCACTAA acaaacTGGACGAAATATTGGCTGCTGCCCAACACACTATTACATCAGACAACCAGGGCCAGAGGGGTCATGGAGGCAAGAGGGATAGGAGCAAGAGCATTGTTCCGAACAGCTCCAATGAG cagccatcaGGCAGCATGGGGCAGTCCGGACAAGGTTTTGGCTACAACCAAGCCCACTTTCAACCCGGCCACGCTCAGCACGCCGTCATGATGCGTCAGAAATCTATTG GTgtaacagaggaggagaggcagtaCCTTCACCCCCCAGCCATGAAGCTGGCTCGTAGCCTGTCGGTGCCCGGACCGGAAGAAATCCCTCCGCCCCCCAACACATCCGCCCCGGAGCCGCCTTTATCAGCAGGTCCTCACCCCGGGAGAGGCCCTGCTATGCCCATCCCTCCTGTATCTCAAGCCCATTACCAGAGTCAATCCCAGCCAGGACATGCTACTCAGGCAGgctgggagagg gggggggcaggtgggATGAGCCAGCAGGTCATGGTCCCCACCCTCCGCAGACAGGCTGAAGCACCGGAGGCCTCCAGGAGAGGTGGGGGCAAGATGGGCGGGTTACGGAGAGGCTACAGCAGCGCCACACCGCCGACAAGTGCTAAACCTAAGACCCAGCCGCCGCCGCAGCACCATCCGCACATGGCCAACAGCCAGGGCGGAGCAGGCGGCAGGGGGGGTGGGGCCAGACGGGGTCGCGGGGCCCTGATGAAGCAGTCGAAGGTGGAAGACGGGCTGAGGCAGCATCGAGGGAAAGGAGTAGCAGCCAAAGAGAAGAGCTCCATCCCCATCCCCACCATCATCGTCAAAGCGCCCTCAACCAGCAGCAGCGGGCGGAGCAGCCAGGGCAGCAGTATGGAGACCGAGCCCCAACCAGAGGCGGAGGACAACACCTCAGCGGAGACGAACTCTGACAGCACCAGCCTGCCCTCACCGCTCACCCCCATACCACCTCAGCCCCCTACGTCCACTCCCTCGCTTTCATCGACCGCCGCCCCGCCCGTCTCCTCGCAGCAGAACCTGGAGAACTTGGATTACACGTCCACGTATGGGACGGCCTTCGGAGGGGGTGGGGCGCGCAGGGAGAGGGAACGTTTCCGAGACATGAGAAGGAAGAGCGcttctttcttcctctcgtCTGAGGAGGACGTCCAGGGAGTGGCAGGGGGAGGAGCGGTGGAGGGAACCAGAATTCAGCCTTTACAAGGCTCACAAATGGACGTGCCCACCCCTCGCTTACGGCCCTCCAAGTCCATAGATGAGGGCATGTTTTCCGGAGACAACTATGTCCACTATTCCAGCAGCATGCCCCCAGCTTTTGGCCTGCCGGAGTATTCGTCCCCCGTCCCTAATCAGGACGGACAGCCCAAGTCGGCGCCTTCGATGTACGGCAGCCAGGCCACCACCACTTTCATCCACCCGCTTACAGGGAAAGTCCTGGACCCCTCCTCCCCGCTCGGCCTGGCCCTCGCTGCGAGAGAAAGGGCCCTAAAAGACGACCGCAGGACGCGCCGGGAGGACAGACACTTTGGCCGGCAGATGTCCACAGTAGGAGCGTTCCCCACCCCCGTCCAGACCCCGACCCCTTCCCTTTTTGCGACCCCTACACAATCAGCCTACACCTCCCCAGTGTCCGTCCACCTGAcctcccccaccaccaccacctcgcCCGCACCTATAAGCCGGCCGCAGTCGCCCAGGATATTACGcttgggaggggggggaggtgGGGAGAGGATGGAGcgggagaaggagggaggatcAAGGGAGGGTCTCAGAGTCCGCTTCTCGGAGGACAGAACCAGTCAGTATTCCACGCAGTATTACTCACAGAGCCCCCGGGACAGAGAAAAGGACGTGTATGACAGCCGATCTGCTCCGCCCATGCagcctcctccccctcctgttCAGCCCGCCCCCCGCAGACCTTCCTTTCTGCAGATGGATGCCAACAGCAGCTACATCCCTCAGTACACTGTCCCCACAGCCTCAGCACAGACACATGATGGAGAAGCAAGAGCAGGAGCAAGCGGAGGTCTGGGACTGATGGTGCTCCCTCCGCCCGCTCCCTCTATTGACGCAGACGACGAGTTTGTCTTCGCCGACCCTCTGCCTCCCCCCATACAGTTTGCCAACGGGAAGAAGGAGAGAGGCCAGGAGTATCCTCAGCAGCATCGGAGTCAACACTCTGCTGCCGCTCCgcctcctccaccccctctcCCGTCTATCAGGCAATCAAGCGCTCCTCAGGCCGGTGACTCCGCTGCCTCCAGCCTCACATCCTACGACAGCGAGGTGGCCAACCTCACACAGTCGGCCCCCTCTCCATCTTATCCCTCCACGCAGATATTTTCCCCTCcatccaccacctccaccacctctgctGCCGCCGCTCTGCCTGCCGGAGCGCTGCACAGACCCCAGCCCATGTCTCACTCTCACCCCTACTACGACCCCTCTGTGGGAGGCCAGGACAGAGGCGCGTCCGTCCTCACGTCCACCATGACTTACGCTACGACCACCATGACAGCCACCGCCGCCGCTGCCACCACGACCTCGCCGGCAGGGGGGAAAACCTCCGACCACACCCATCATCACCCCGCCGGAGACTGGCAGGACGGCGTGGTGGATTCTGGGATCGAGGAGCTGGACAGTCACAGCAGTAGCGACCATCACTTGGAAATGCTGGGATTGAGCGGGCTGAGGGGAGGGAtcggaggggagggagagaggggagggggggagcaTCAGGATCCTTGCACAACCTACTCAGGTGGGCAAACTTTTGAGGTGCACAGTGCCAAACTGGCAAACCCTGTGTTTCCAAAGATGGGTCACTACAAGGACACAGGAGGGAGGGGCCCGGCTGTAGCGCTACGGAGGCAGAACAGCACCAACCCGGCCCCCCTGCAGCTGCACAGACAGAGCGACCATGAAGAAATCCGCTTAGAGGAAGCGCTCTCCGACGAAAGGCAACACAAGGTGAGTCGAACCAAGATGGAGGACGGCTTCAACTCCGCGCTGGCCGCCTGCTTAGAGAGGCCGGTGGACGCCCGGTCTCTGGGCTGGGTGGAGGTCGGGGAGCAAGGTGGAGACGTCGTGCACAGAGGAGGTATCGCTTTGGAGGGCCGCAGACTTCACTCGCCTCTTTCGGGGGTGAAGGCGAGCATCATGAACGAGCTGAGCTCCAAGCTGCATCAGATGGGCGGCATGAAGAGCATGGACGACTGGAGCCACTCCCCCCGGTCTCCCACCATGAACAG gTACTCGGCGGATTACTCCGATGCGTTCCACAGCCCTCCCTCCGGCCGCTCCATCTCTCCGCTGCCCACCTCCTCTCCGCAGCATCAGCGCCAGATCCTGACCCCGAACCTCTCCACCACGCCGTCCGTCTCCCCTTCCCCTCAAGTTCAACGCAACTGGACCCGCTCCCCGTCTCCGCAGATTCCCACCTCCCCGGTTCACTCGCACTCCCCCCACTCCCCGACCTTCTGCCCGTACCCGACGTCACCGAAGCACCGCTCCAAGATGCGTCGGCAGACTTTTGATTTCCAGTGCAGCCCCACCAAGGAGATGCGGTCCTCAGTGTCACGGCGGCGGGCCCCCAGCCCTCTCATCTATAACACTGAACAGCCGATGCCCGCCCCTCCCcgcccctcctccctccccatCCTCCCGACTACACCTGTATACAGCAACCCCTTCGATTTTCCCGGGCCCCTCACCCCTCCTTCGCCTGGCCTCCCTCTAGGAGATCCCTACGCGACTTCTTCTTCTCCACTTTACTCCCCATCCGGTGTGCCGAGCTCAAACCCCCTACTCACCTCCCGCTCGCTCTCCCCCACTCATTTTCTCTCTGGAGCCTCCTCCCCATTGCACCTGCCCCCAAGCCCATCCTGCCTCAACTATCCCCATCTCACTCCTCCTCCCCCAGCCAAACCCTTCGCCGTCAAGCCCCTGCCCTACTGGACCAAGTACGACGTGGCCGACTGGCTGGCTTACCTGAACCTGGCCGAGCACAGGGAGCATTTTATAGACAATGAGATAGACGGATCGCACCTGCCTTCGCTCACCAAGGACGACTTCTTGGACCTGGGTGTGACGCGCGTGGGACACCGAATGAACATCGAGAGGGCGCTGAAGAAACTCACTGACAG GCGGCTCTCCTCTCCTTTGCATGTCCCTTCTTCTCCCCGAGACACAGACTGGGAGTGA
- the LOC134870544 gene encoding protein kinase C and casein kinase II substrate protein 3-like yields MASLPKEPTQDAKRQSFWMPGNYVRTVHRTERSFQACNDIVACFNERAKVEKQYAQQLNQWSNKWKTIVDSRPLYGSLMRAWQCFFTSTERLSALHSSISQSLTAEEGDRVKTWQKETFPKKLFCGFSESHGNKTSFSRAQKPWSKKLMKLEKARVAYHKSCQREQSALDKEKQANENPQMSAEKKQKFIESREKVTEEKEKVRDRYEKLLEDVTTYTPRYMEEMEAIFEQSQEEERKRISFLKQAFLSIHRHLDITNNESVKAVYSELHNTLMSINEQDDLKWWKNNHGPGMPTDWPKINEWVPPIKKLNRKKRDQQMKEGRPVMIGGVKVRALYDYVGEEGDELSFKAGEVFLKVEEEDDQGWCRGVLSGGKEGFYPANYVEFAE; encoded by the exons ATGGCGAGCCTTCCAAAAGAGCCGACCCAAGATGCCAAGAGACAGAGCTTCTGGATG CCAGGGAACTATGTGCGTACAGTGCACCGGACTGAGCGGTCCTTCCAGGCCTGCAACGACATCGTGGCATGCTTCAATGAGAGAGCGAAAGTAGAAAAGCAGTACGCCCAGCAGCTGAACCAGTGGAGCAACAAGTGGAAAACCATAGTGGATTCAC GGCCACTTTATGGCTCCCTCATGAGGGCGTGGCAGTGTTTCTTCACCTCCACCGAGCGTCTGTCAGCGCTCCACTCCTCCATCTCTCAGTCGCTCACAGCAGAGGAAGGGGACCGGGTGAAGACCTGGCAGAAAGAGACCTTCCCAAAGAAACTCTTCTGTGGGTTCAGTGAGAGCCACGGAAACAAGACGAGCTTTTCACGTGCGCAGAAACCCTGGTCCAAAAAGCtgatgaag CTGGAGAAGGCCCGGGTTGCATATCACAAGTCCTGTCAGAGGGAGCAGAGCGCCCtcgacaaagagaaacaagcaaACGAAAACCCTCAGATGAGCGCGGAGAAAAAGCAGAAATTCATAGAGTCCAGAGAAAAGGtcacagaggagaaagaaaag GTTAGAGACCGCTACGAGAAACTGCTGGAGGATGTGACGACCTACACACCCCGCTACATGGAGGAAATGGAGGCCATTTTTGAGCAGtcgcaggaggaggagaggaagaggatcagCTTCCTGAAGCAGGCTTTCCTCTCAATCCACAGACATCTGGACATCACCAACAATGAGAG tgtgaaggCGGTGTACAGCGAGCTCCACAACACTCTGATGTCCATCAATGAGCAGGATGATCTCAAATGGTGGAAGAACAACCACGGACCCGGCATGCCCACAGACTGGCCAAAGATAAAT GAATGGGTACCAccaataaaaaagttaaatagaaagaaaagagaCCAGCAAATGAAAGAGGGCCGACC TGTGATGATCGGGGGAGTGAAGGTGCGAGCTTTGTACGACTACGTGGGAGAGGAGGGCGATGAGCTGTCCTTTAAAGCAG GCGAGGTGTTCctgaaggtggaggaggaggacgaccAGGGCTGGTGTCGAGGAGTCCTGAGCGGAGGGAAGGAGGGCTTCTACCCGGCAAACTACGTTGAATTTGCAGAGTGA